One part of the Mycobacteriales bacterium genome encodes these proteins:
- a CDS encoding C40 family peptidase produces the protein MRRGLGLLVFGVLAAVLGLGSARASGAGTTTGTTTTTTTTTTTPSYAPLSVSSLPAGCAGAGAAAVVPPSHPVVALGTPASALGPSGYPSSASWVAFSSSSVSGSGCSSTNLTLGSVSLFEGAVTASSVEAKHGKGTVAGLEIDGTAVSATPGQTVPVESWGQLTLGETFGRLTAPLVLLLLQAHDSLPAGTKIAVAFSAAPLAIGRPSSSPSTRPDQKTATKSQLRVSAKKRHRQRQPSKPPPDFPAGPFPFLLGGGLTPAARDNTVVSGAMQYLGVPYLWGGASPKTGFDCSGLVTYVFARLGVSLPHYAAAQWHSPDGVWVAPNRLQPGDLVFFIGSDGTRKAPGHVGIYAGDGYIIDAPHTGSVVRIDSLSEPRLA, from the coding sequence ATGCGGCGGGGTCTCGGACTGCTTGTCTTCGGCGTTCTCGCTGCCGTTCTCGGCCTGGGATCCGCGCGCGCAAGTGGCGCGGGTACGACCACGGGAACGACGACGACAACAACGACCACGACGACCACGCCGTCCTATGCGCCGCTCTCGGTCTCGTCGCTGCCTGCGGGCTGTGCAGGCGCCGGTGCGGCCGCGGTCGTGCCACCCTCCCACCCGGTCGTCGCGCTGGGCACCCCGGCCTCCGCGCTCGGCCCGTCCGGCTATCCGTCGTCGGCTTCCTGGGTGGCGTTCAGCTCCTCGAGCGTGAGCGGTTCCGGCTGCAGCAGCACGAACCTCACGCTCGGATCGGTCTCGTTGTTCGAGGGCGCGGTCACGGCGAGCAGCGTCGAGGCGAAGCACGGCAAGGGAACGGTGGCCGGCCTGGAGATCGACGGCACTGCCGTCTCCGCCACGCCAGGGCAGACGGTTCCGGTCGAGAGCTGGGGACAGCTGACGCTCGGCGAGACGTTCGGGCGGCTGACTGCGCCGCTCGTCCTCCTCCTCCTGCAAGCCCATGACTCCCTGCCGGCCGGAACCAAGATCGCCGTCGCCTTCTCCGCGGCGCCGCTGGCCATTGGCAGGCCGAGCTCGTCCCCGAGCACCCGTCCCGACCAGAAAACGGCCACAAAATCACAACTGCGAGTGAGCGCGAAGAAGAGGCACCGGCAGCGGCAGCCTTCGAAGCCACCGCCCGACTTTCCCGCGGGGCCCTTCCCGTTTCTGCTGGGGGGCGGGTTGACGCCGGCCGCGCGGGACAACACCGTCGTCTCGGGCGCGATGCAATACCTGGGCGTCCCGTACTTGTGGGGCGGCGCGAGCCCCAAGACCGGTTTCGACTGCTCGGGGCTGGTCACGTACGTGTTCGCCCGACTCGGCGTCTCGCTGCCGCACTACGCGGCAGCGCAGTGGCACTCACCCGACGGCGTCTGGGTTGCGCCGAACCGGCTCCAGCCAGGCGACCTCGTCTTCTTCATCGGGTCCGACGGCACGCGCAAGGCGCCCGGACACGTCGGGATTTACGCCGGCGACGGTTACATCATCGACGCGCCGCATACAGGCTCGGTCGTCCGCATCGACAGCCTCAGCGAGCCCCGGCTCGCG
- a CDS encoding PPOX class F420-dependent oxidoreductase gives MATLNEKQATLFTDRNWGVIATIREDGSPQATPVWIDYDGENVLVNSALGRTKVKNIERDPRATVTVLPAEDQQSGYVMVSGPAEIVEEGALEHINMLAKKYLGQDKYPYLGPGERRVIIRIHPERVDGFGAGG, from the coding sequence ATGGCGACGCTGAACGAGAAGCAGGCGACGCTCTTCACCGATCGCAACTGGGGCGTGATCGCGACCATCCGCGAGGACGGATCACCCCAGGCCACGCCCGTCTGGATCGACTACGACGGCGAGAACGTCCTCGTCAACAGCGCCCTCGGGAGAACGAAGGTCAAGAACATCGAGCGCGACCCGCGTGCGACTGTGACGGTTCTGCCTGCCGAGGACCAGCAGTCCGGCTACGTGATGGTGAGCGGCCCCGCCGAGATCGTCGAGGAGGGCGCCCTCGAGCACATAAACATGCTCGCCAAGAAGTACCTGGGGCAGGACAAGTATCCGTACCTCGGCCCTGGCGAGAGACGCGTGATCATCCGAATCCATCCCGAGCGGGTCGATGGCTTCGGCGCAGGCGGATAG